Genomic segment of Eleutherodactylus coqui strain aEleCoq1 chromosome 1, aEleCoq1.hap1, whole genome shotgun sequence:
CAACACAGAGAGGAGCAAATAGATAAAACAGGCAGCAAAATTTTTGGTGCAAGCAAATAGACTTTATGCCTCCATAGGAAAGCAGTATAGTTACCGCATCATCTcacaaatggcgacgtttcgacctcaaCATTCGGTCTTTGAAAAATAGGCATAAAGTCTATTTGCTTGCACCCAAAATTTTGCTGTCTGTTTTatcttttttgctgtacttccATGGGATTTGGATTCAACCCCGGTACAGGCGTGCAATTTATGCTCTTTGgaagagattttttttgtttccccccccctTATGGGTTGTGGAGAGTGCTGCTGGTTTCTATTATAACACAGAGAGGAGAACAGAAACAAGATCCGGAGTAGAAACGTATTCTAGTGGATGGAGCGATATGGATATGTTTGACACATATAGCAAAGATAGGGCTCTAAAGTGATACGAAAGAGCCTAAATTGGTGAGATTCTAGATTAAATGTCATACTGCTCACATGGAAATCAACTGCACAAGATGGTATCAAGGCTTCAAGACAGCTACTGGTGCCCATAGTATTGGGGAACAAGACCTtgagaaaaataaatataaatagtattatatatactgtatcttGTATGACTCTCCTTACCCTGTGATATCGGAGGCTGGTGGTTCTTTATCTTGACATCCTTGTAGAGATGCTCATGTTCTTCTAAATACTCGCACTCcgccatggagaaatagacagcgacatcctgacaccttataggaacctgacaacacaatgataccgtcattacccagactcctctagtgctgttactgtataattacccagcattcccagcagtgtcacctctccagtcagcagctcagtgatcttgttggtgagttctaggatcttctgctcatgtatcagtaagtgaggaggagcctctgtgatggggctctggctcctgctcca
This window contains:
- the LOC136608584 gene encoding oocyte zinc finger protein XlCOF29-like, whose amino-acid sequence is MSKDGNEVAKRILNFTMEILYLLTGEDYMMVKKISGDGTTPTSHLHESGGWSRSQSPITEAPPHLLIHEQKILELTNKITELLTGEVTLLGMLGNYTVTALEESG